Within Deltaproteobacteria bacterium, the genomic segment TGGGGAAATTTTCGGTTTGCTGGGTCCTAACGGTGCGGGCAAGACTACCACCATCAAGATTTTGACCACCCTGGCCCGCCCCAGCCGCGGTCGGGCCTGGATTCAGGATTTTGATGTTGTGCGTCAGCCACTCCAGGTGAAGCGGCTAATTGGCGTGTGTCCCCAGGAAATCAACCTTGATAAGGAACTGACTGCTTACGAAAACTTGCGGATCTATGGACAGCTTTACCGGGTTCCCGATCTCCGGACCAGGATTCGGGAACTTTTGGAGCTGGGAGACCAGAGCCAGCGGGCCGCGAGTCTGGTACGCGAATTCTCCGGCGGCATGCAGCGGCGGCTGCTGATTCTGCGGGCCTTGATGTCCCGTCCCCGAGTATTGTTTCTTGATGAGCCGACGGTAGGGCTGGATCCCCAGGTGCGCCGTCAACTGTGGGACCTGATCCGGCAACTGCGAGCGGACGGCATCACCATTTTAATTACTACGCATT encodes:
- a CDS encoding ATP-binding cassette domain-containing protein, which translates into the protein MIVTEGLGKDYRGIVALEDLTLHIRSGEIFGLLGPNGAGKTTTIKILTTLARPSRGRAWIQDFDVVRQPLQVKRLIGVCPQEINLDKELTAYENLRIYGQLYRVPDLRTRIRELLELGDQSQRAASLVREFSGGMQRRLLILRALMSRPRVLFLDEPTVGLDPQVRRQLWDLIRQLRADGITILITTHYIEEAEMLCDRVGILSHGHLIALDTPTALTARVGGYVVESLDGVHRQYILLQSKEEAYARARAEPSGVIIRQANLEDVFIKLTGERLQH